Below is a window of Gossypium hirsutum isolate 1008001.06 chromosome A12, Gossypium_hirsutum_v2.1, whole genome shotgun sequence DNA.
attttagaaagggttaaagtataattttattttcactaacttaaaatttttttaaaaaatttaagggcttaaataataattttacattttgggGGGTCGGAGCCCATGCCAGCCCCTTTCTAATTGAcattaggggtgagtattcgattgaGTCAAgtcaaatcgagtaaaaaaaatattaagttgacgaatcatattttagtaactgaactcaatttgaattttttttgaattgagtcaaaaaaatacAAGTTGAGTCGATTTaataaatcatattatttatactaaatgTTACATTTACATGGaatgattatttaactagtagacaaagtacaagattatttaactacataattAAGGCTGAtgggtaaatatttatcaaaacgactAGTTTTGctttttaacttaatggttttgactttaaaaaggtaaacatttatcaaaacgacatagttttaccttttcttattCGAATTTCCGAATAActcaaattgtgtaattcatattagagttaaactaaaaattttgatttttttattcaagtttatctgaataactcaaactatttaattcaaattttaaaatttttaccgaattttttaaattaaatcggATTTTGCTCAACTCTAGTTgatatgtttttgtttgtttatttgtttatgtcaaatttcaaaaggaaaatttaaaggttaaaatatgttttgaATCAGCTCTAAATTTCATATGTTTTGCATTTAGTATAtttatttttcgaatttaaaaaatcaagtcTTGTTGTTATCATTATTAAACTCCTATTAAAGTTTAtggtgtgatattttaaaatttaataataataaaaataacgtTGAAAGTATtgattatgatttttttcataaaaaacaCATGTTTGAACTTATTTGATATTTGTTTTCAGTTGAATttgtgttcttaagaaaaattaaCTTCTCCATCgtgattaaaataattaacaatattaatcatttagactaactaataatATTGTAGAAGTAAAGAGGTCAAATTATGATAAAGTGTCAAGGTCAATATTGAGGCTTgaccaattttttaaaatcaacccGACGaaaccaaaatttgaaaatatttacataagGAAACcataatttgaattaattattgGGGCGGAGCTAGAAGGCTgcaagagtttttttttttaatttaagccttttataatttataaaattttaaatcaataatgataaaattgtattttatctcctcaattttgatttaatctttgaaaaattataaatatataaactattaaaatgttaaaattacattttcataactatcgtaaaaatataaaatttaatttcgaattttctaaatttttttactgTAACTAATGGAActagaaattaaaaaaactagCCCGGGCTAAACCAGAACTTTTGCAAATTAACATTGACAGTACTTAAAGAAATTAGAAAagatatttcttttaattttcttatttattaattattatataatattacaattttgaaatctaaaacaccaaaaaaattacaagataaTGCAAGCAGGTGGATGTTCCTCGATAGGTTTACAGTAATAATCCGGAAACGGAGGATAGTATGGAGGGTGACATCATTGGATACGAGTATTGTAGTACAAGTTCTTTTGGTGGGTCTTTCTTTGGTTCCTCTTTCTTGggttcttccttcttcttctccgGCGCTTTTGCCGGTCCGACCGAAACTATTTCAGTATGGCATAACTTGCCTAATTTCATCGCTGCCTTGACTGGATCCACATCTCCTATTACTGTCAATTTTTGGTCCTTGTCTATTGCAACCGACTCAACCcctacacacaaaaaaaaaaaaacagttggtttttttttttgcaaggtTCAAGATTTAGGGTTTGTAGAATGTGTTAATAGATATAATACCTGAAAGACCAGAGGCTATCTTCATGCCTTTCTGTCTGCTTTTGTCGTGATGCAAATCCAACTTCAACACAATTTTCTGTCGAAAAACAAAACCTTTAAGTCGACATTTAAGAAAATGAAAGGAGTACGTA
It encodes the following:
- the LOC107947687 gene encoding heavy metal-associated isoprenylated plant protein 39, with amino-acid sequence MKKIVLKLDLHHDKSRQKGMKIASGLSGVESVAIDKDQKLTVIGDVDPVKAAMKLGKLCHTEIVSVGPAKAPEKKKEEPKKEEPKKDPPKELVLQYSYPMMSPSILSSVSGLLL